From a single Granulicella aggregans genomic region:
- a CDS encoding PSD1 and planctomycete cytochrome C domain-containing protein produces the protein MFRKDVQPILEKNCYSCHTDKMRGGLRLDSRDAMLKGGGSGPALVPGNPEKSLLYKAISYKNEDLKMPPKGPLSSDDVATIAKWIKADALMPIAEGAPKASPEVASAEAEFFETKVRPLLASKCYSCHTQSQSGGLRLDSRDAMMKGGKDGAVLDLSHPDASLLVKAIHYQDASLQMPPRKQMEPAEIAVLEEWIKGGAFWPAGASKPVGMQVTAKDREFWSYKVPVKPAVPAVSGKWAYNDVDRFVLANLEANQLKPVRDADKRTLLRRVTFDLTGLPPTPQEVDAFLADKSRDAYPKLVERLLASKAYGERWGRIWLDVVRYSDTSSNTADYPVPDIYKYRDYVVQAFQQDKPYDRFIKEQIAGDLLPAATEAEHWQNVIATGYLANTNITEDPISDAVDNIGHAFLATTVACARCHDHKFDPIPTADYYGIYGVLASTHFATTGTEEVRYQRGLIYRDPKAVDSQEYKDFEEQLKPIADSIHAVIQLPYFDDILPLLQARRMALFQNAPHFETAYAVSEGTPHDERIQHYGSKKDLGDEVPRHFLQALGGSELPADTKGSGRLEMANWIASPQNPVTARVMVNRIWQGHFGCGIVATPNDFGSRGAAPSNQKLLDYMATEFVEKGWSIKAMHRMILLSHTYQLSSDDSPEAEKVDAENAMLWRHSRTRMDAEEIRDAMLATSGKLDTSPAGPQPFPPEAEWNYSGHAPFHAVYETNHRTLYVMAQRSRRHPYLGLFDGANPSASVATRETSVTPLQALYFMNASFPKECATALAKQLDQPGKSDKDEVRAAFLKIYGRPPDPQESDAATKFVQQTSAIYVAHSSGEQDEKKMHTQALGNLIQALYASNEFMFID, from the coding sequence GTGTTTCGTAAGGATGTCCAGCCAATCCTCGAAAAGAATTGCTATAGCTGCCATACCGACAAGATGCGCGGCGGCCTGAGGCTGGACTCTCGCGATGCGATGTTGAAGGGCGGTGGATCGGGACCTGCACTCGTTCCGGGGAATCCTGAGAAGAGCCTGCTCTACAAGGCGATCTCGTACAAGAACGAAGACCTGAAGATGCCGCCCAAAGGGCCGCTTTCGAGCGACGATGTCGCGACCATTGCGAAGTGGATCAAGGCAGACGCGCTGATGCCGATTGCGGAGGGCGCGCCTAAGGCCTCGCCTGAGGTGGCTTCCGCGGAGGCAGAGTTCTTTGAGACCAAGGTGCGTCCGCTGCTGGCGAGCAAGTGCTATAGCTGCCATACGCAGTCGCAGTCGGGCGGATTGCGGCTGGACTCTCGCGATGCGATGATGAAGGGCGGCAAGGACGGCGCGGTGCTCGACCTGAGCCATCCGGACGCGAGCCTGCTGGTGAAGGCGATTCACTATCAGGACGCATCGTTGCAGATGCCTCCGCGCAAACAGATGGAGCCGGCAGAGATCGCCGTGCTTGAGGAGTGGATCAAAGGCGGGGCGTTCTGGCCTGCTGGAGCCTCAAAGCCTGTCGGGATGCAGGTCACCGCGAAGGACCGCGAGTTCTGGTCGTACAAGGTCCCGGTGAAGCCGGCCGTGCCTGCTGTATCGGGCAAGTGGGCCTATAACGATGTCGATCGCTTCGTACTCGCGAACCTTGAGGCGAATCAGCTCAAGCCGGTGCGTGACGCGGACAAGCGTACTCTGCTGCGGCGCGTGACCTTTGATCTGACTGGTCTGCCTCCGACTCCGCAAGAAGTTGATGCGTTTCTCGCCGACAAGTCGCGCGATGCTTATCCGAAGCTGGTTGAGCGGCTGCTGGCATCGAAGGCCTATGGCGAGCGCTGGGGGCGCATCTGGCTCGATGTCGTGCGCTACTCCGATACTTCCAGTAATACGGCTGACTATCCCGTGCCGGACATCTACAAATATCGGGACTACGTGGTGCAGGCGTTCCAGCAGGACAAGCCGTATGACCGCTTCATCAAGGAGCAGATCGCGGGTGACCTGCTGCCCGCGGCGACGGAGGCTGAGCACTGGCAGAACGTCATCGCCACGGGATATCTCGCGAACACGAACATCACCGAAGATCCGATCAGCGATGCGGTCGACAACATTGGACATGCGTTCCTTGCGACGACGGTAGCCTGTGCCCGTTGCCATGACCACAAGTTCGATCCGATTCCTACGGCGGACTACTACGGCATCTATGGCGTGCTTGCGAGCACTCACTTTGCAACTACTGGTACGGAGGAAGTACGGTACCAGCGTGGTCTCATCTATCGTGACCCGAAGGCGGTCGATAGTCAGGAGTACAAGGACTTCGAAGAGCAGTTGAAGCCGATTGCGGACTCGATTCACGCCGTGATTCAGCTTCCTTACTTCGACGATATTCTGCCCTTGCTGCAGGCGCGGCGGATGGCGCTGTTTCAGAACGCGCCGCACTTTGAGACGGCCTATGCGGTCTCTGAAGGCACACCGCACGACGAGCGGATACAGCACTACGGCAGCAAGAAGGACCTTGGCGATGAGGTGCCTCGGCACTTTTTGCAGGCGCTCGGGGGGTCTGAACTACCAGCGGATACGAAGGGCAGCGGAAGGCTGGAGATGGCGAACTGGATCGCCTCGCCGCAGAATCCTGTGACGGCCCGCGTGATGGTGAACCGCATCTGGCAGGGCCACTTCGGGTGCGGCATTGTTGCGACACCAAACGACTTTGGCAGCAGGGGAGCGGCTCCAAGCAATCAGAAGCTGCTCGACTACATGGCTACGGAGTTCGTCGAGAAGGGCTGGTCGATCAAGGCGATGCACCGCATGATCCTGCTCTCGCATACGTACCAGTTGTCGAGTGACGACTCGCCGGAAGCGGAGAAAGTGGATGCGGAGAACGCGATGCTCTGGCGGCACTCGCGCACGCGCATGGACGCGGAGGAGATTCGCGATGCGATGCTGGCGACCTCGGGCAAGCTCGACACGTCACCTGCCGGGCCACAGCCGTTTCCGCCCGAGGCGGAGTGGAACTACTCCGGCCATGCGCCGTTCCATGCTGTGTATGAGACGAACCATCGCACGCTGTATGTGATGGCGCAGCGTAGCCGACGGCATCCTTACCTTGGGCTGTTCGATGGAGCGAATCCTTCCGCAAGCGTGGCTACAAGAGAGACCAGTGTCACTCCGCTACAGGCGCTTTACTTCATGAACGCGTCGTTCCCGAAGGAGTGTGCGACGGCGTTGGCGAAACAACTGGATCAACCCGGCAAGTCGGACAAGGACGAAGTCCGGGCAGCGTTTTTGAAGATCTATGGACGGCCTCCTGATCCCCAGGAGAGTGATGCGGCAACGAAGTTCGTTCAGCAGACGAGTGCGATCTACGTGGCGCACAGCTCGGGTGAGCAGGATGAGAAGAAGATGCATACGCAGGCGCTGGGCAATCTGATCCAGGCACTCTATGCGAGCAACGAGTTCATGTTTATCGACTGA
- a CDS encoding DUF1501 domain-containing protein — MTTRNPMNRRHFINSLASASLFLPGVLHELLAQSSSSEPANPLAAKEPMFPAKAKRVIFLCMSGGASHVDTFDPKPKLIADSGKPYKGDFLSAPRWEFKRYAKCDTQASSLFPHVGAMMDDICVIRSMKNDFPNHVQANMGLHGGSVVQARPSMGSWVSYGLGTVNQNLPSFMVLAPEMPYGGTMPWDANFLPACHQGVHVGSDGEPIPNMLRTDLADVQDKELGLISFFNQKHEAARGGDSTLAARIKSFETAHGMQTQAPEAFDLTKETDATLALYGLERGSTKGFAWQCLMARRLAERGVRFIELIDIGSNQLINWDAHADMQTHVPLAKNVDQPIAALLKDLKSRGMFDETLVVWSTEFGRRPGDTNPKAKGRTHHSDCYTSWMAGGGIKGGITYGESDEYGYQIVKDQVHVHDLHATMLHQLGIDHKKLTYRYAGRDYRLTDVSGRVVNEIIA, encoded by the coding sequence ATGACGACACGCAATCCCATGAACCGCCGCCACTTCATCAATTCACTTGCGAGTGCCTCGCTGTTTCTTCCGGGCGTACTGCATGAGCTACTGGCGCAGTCGTCTTCGTCCGAACCTGCGAATCCGCTGGCCGCGAAGGAACCTATGTTTCCGGCGAAGGCGAAGCGCGTCATCTTTCTTTGCATGAGCGGTGGAGCTTCGCACGTCGATACGTTTGACCCCAAGCCGAAGCTGATTGCCGACAGCGGCAAGCCGTACAAGGGAGATTTTCTGTCGGCGCCACGCTGGGAGTTCAAGCGCTATGCGAAGTGCGATACGCAGGCGAGTTCGCTCTTCCCACACGTGGGCGCGATGATGGACGACATCTGCGTGATCCGGTCGATGAAGAACGACTTCCCGAACCACGTGCAGGCGAACATGGGGCTGCATGGCGGCTCCGTGGTGCAGGCGCGGCCGAGTATGGGGTCGTGGGTGAGCTACGGGCTTGGAACGGTGAACCAGAACCTGCCTTCGTTCATGGTGCTGGCTCCGGAGATGCCCTATGGCGGCACGATGCCGTGGGACGCGAACTTCCTTCCCGCGTGCCATCAAGGCGTACACGTCGGCTCGGATGGAGAGCCGATTCCGAACATGCTGCGGACGGATCTTGCCGACGTGCAGGACAAGGAGCTTGGCCTGATCAGCTTCTTCAACCAGAAGCATGAGGCAGCGCGGGGCGGTGACTCCACGCTTGCGGCTCGCATCAAGAGCTTTGAGACCGCGCACGGAATGCAGACGCAGGCACCAGAGGCTTTTGATCTTACGAAGGAGACCGACGCTACGCTTGCGCTCTATGGGCTTGAGCGTGGCAGCACCAAGGGATTCGCGTGGCAGTGCCTGATGGCGCGTCGGCTTGCTGAACGCGGCGTCCGGTTTATCGAGTTGATTGATATCGGATCGAACCAACTCATCAACTGGGACGCGCACGCCGATATGCAGACGCACGTGCCGCTGGCGAAGAACGTCGACCAGCCTATTGCGGCTTTGCTGAAGGACCTGAAGTCGCGGGGGATGTTCGATGAGACGTTGGTGGTGTGGAGCACGGAGTTTGGACGCAGGCCAGGAGATACCAACCCCAAGGCGAAGGGGCGCACGCATCACTCCGATTGCTACACCTCGTGGATGGCCGGCGGCGGGATCAAGGGCGGTATCACCTATGGCGAGTCGGACGAGTATGGCTACCAGATCGTCAAGGACCAGGTGCATGTCCACGACCTGCATGCGACGATGCTGCACCAGCTTGGCATCGACCACAAGAAGCTTACGTATCGTTACGCAGGCCGAGACTACCGGCTGACTGATGTATCGGGGCGAGTGGTGAACGAGATTATCGCTTAG